In Thermotoga sp. Ku-13t, one genomic interval encodes:
- a CDS encoding RtcB family protein, which produces MDIKRIDKYIFSIKGKNVDAIVFTDQETINDPEFREALQQIVNVTHMPGIVAALAMPDIHWGYGFPIGGVGVFDAKNGVISPGGIGFDINCGVRLMLTSLSFEEVKPHLRKLVEAIYESVPVGVGASGALKVSEKTLRKVCIEGAHWAVENGYGLKEDLGRIEDTGRLSPANPDHVSSKAFERGLDELNTLGAGNHFIEIQKVERIYDPTVAEAFGLFEGQVAISIHCGSRGFGHQIATDYIQIMRDKLAQHNKDLPDKQLINAPFDHPIGQQYFSAMNCAANYAFANRQMIGHAVGTIFLKIFPTARVWLLYDVAHNIAKVETYNGRRLIIHRKGATRSLGPNNPLLQVVYKSIGQPVLIPGSMGSASYVLVGTKKAEELSYGSTAHGAGRTLGRRAALRNLSYEEVLKELKEKGVEVMSKGKKTLVEEAPETYKDVDRVVEIVDQVGLSKKVARLIPLGVVKG; this is translated from the coding sequence ATGGATATCAAGCGCATCGACAAGTACATCTTCAGCATCAAGGGCAAGAACGTTGACGCCATCGTCTTCACAGATCAAGAAACCATCAACGATCCGGAGTTCAGGGAAGCTCTGCAACAGATCGTGAACGTCACACACATGCCAGGGATCGTGGCCGCACTCGCGATGCCAGACATACACTGGGGTTATGGTTTCCCCATCGGCGGGGTTGGAGTCTTTGACGCAAAAAACGGAGTCATTTCGCCAGGCGGCATAGGTTTTGACATAAACTGCGGGGTCAGATTGATGCTGACTTCTCTCAGCTTCGAAGAGGTTAAACCACACCTGCGCAAGCTCGTTGAGGCTATCTATGAAAGTGTACCTGTGGGCGTTGGTGCGAGCGGGGCACTCAAAGTGAGTGAAAAGACGTTGCGGAAGGTGTGCATCGAGGGTGCACACTGGGCCGTCGAGAACGGCTACGGTCTGAAAGAAGACCTAGGACGAATAGAAGACACGGGCAGACTTTCTCCAGCGAATCCGGACCATGTTTCTTCGAAAGCGTTCGAACGTGGTCTCGACGAACTGAACACGCTCGGGGCAGGTAATCACTTCATAGAGATACAGAAAGTTGAAAGGATTTACGATCCGACCGTTGCGGAGGCCTTCGGCCTGTTTGAGGGACAGGTGGCGATATCCATACACTGTGGGAGCAGGGGATTCGGCCATCAGATAGCGACCGACTACATACAGATCATGCGAGACAAACTTGCACAGCACAACAAAGATCTTCCGGACAAGCAACTCATAAACGCTCCGTTCGATCATCCGATAGGCCAGCAGTACTTCAGTGCGATGAACTGTGCTGCGAACTACGCCTTTGCCAACAGGCAGATGATCGGCCATGCAGTTGGAACGATCTTTTTGAAGATTTTCCCAACGGCGCGAGTGTGGCTTCTCTACGATGTCGCACACAACATCGCGAAAGTGGAAACATACAATGGTAGACGATTGATAATACACAGGAAGGGCGCCACGAGGTCTCTGGGCCCGAACAACCCGCTGCTTCAAGTTGTTTATAAATCCATTGGACAACCCGTGCTCATTCCCGGCAGTATGGGAAGCGCCTCCTATGTGCTGGTCGGCACGAAGAAGGCCGAAGAACTATCCTACGGAAGCACGGCGCACGGTGCGGGCAGAACCTTGGGGAGAAGAGCCGCGCTGAGGAATTTGAGTTATGAGGAAGTGCTGAAAGAACTGAAGGAAAAAGGCGTAGAAGTGATGAGCAAGGGTAAGAAAACGCTTGTGGAAGAGGCGCCCGAAACTTACAAAGATGTGGATCGGGTTGTGGAAATCGTCGATCAGGTTGGACTGAGTAAAAAAGTTGCAAGGCTTATACCACTAGGTGTGGTCAAAGGATGA
- a CDS encoding MFS transporter, with protein MKFYLNLEGVASTLYILLTQGAIFTGLALAFGLDELLIGVTASFPMIAQVFQIFSPVVVEKIPKRRTLVNLFNLLSRLPWALLIVLLAFKDRNPLFFVFVFAVSQIFGALAGNAWTSLVRDLIPESERGRFFGRRNVYISFTSLVFFYVYSLLIDRLKDPLGYQLSIAIGMLGTLISFWSMFKVPEVPLKSSGARAEVSLVFQDKNFMRLCVFYFFWNVVIAFTSPFFTYHLLKNLQVPFSYIGLTGVLNSITAMIFYFFWGRLSDKVGHKSIAVAGVFIVSFIPPMWFFMNTFTYRYLMLADAVVSAIGWSAINLSFLTLPMEVAQSSSSAYFATYAALGGVGGLIGAVAGGATAKLLAGSQFGSDIFPIYGVQLMFLASGILRIFTLKLLTKVRARRYVPLRTLIASTLFLSRDNALTRSNGSNAYDILKVIRKKLEECEEDEKPWRVKRWW; from the coding sequence ATGAAGTTCTATCTGAACCTTGAAGGTGTCGCTTCGACTCTCTACATCCTGCTCACACAGGGTGCGATATTCACAGGCCTCGCTCTCGCCTTCGGGTTGGACGAGCTCCTGATAGGAGTCACCGCATCTTTTCCAATGATCGCCCAGGTCTTTCAGATTTTCTCCCCCGTGGTTGTGGAGAAAATCCCAAAGCGCAGAACCTTGGTCAATCTTTTCAACTTGCTCTCGCGCTTACCATGGGCTTTGCTGATCGTCTTGCTTGCGTTCAAGGATAGAAATCCACTTTTTTTTGTTTTTGTCTTCGCCGTTTCGCAGATTTTCGGAGCACTGGCGGGAAACGCCTGGACCTCGCTGGTCAGAGATCTGATACCGGAATCGGAAAGAGGAAGGTTCTTCGGCAGGAGGAACGTCTACATCTCTTTCACTTCGCTCGTGTTCTTCTACGTCTATTCTCTTCTGATAGACAGGTTGAAAGATCCTCTGGGATATCAGCTTTCCATAGCGATCGGTATGTTAGGAACGTTGATTTCCTTCTGGTCGATGTTCAAGGTGCCGGAAGTCCCACTGAAAAGTTCGGGTGCACGAGCGGAGGTCAGCCTCGTTTTCCAGGACAAGAATTTCATGAGACTGTGTGTCTTTTATTTCTTCTGGAACGTGGTGATCGCTTTTACCTCTCCTTTCTTCACCTACCACCTTTTGAAGAACCTTCAGGTCCCGTTCTCGTACATAGGTTTGACTGGTGTACTCAACAGTATCACCGCGATGATCTTTTATTTCTTCTGGGGAAGACTCTCCGACAAGGTGGGACACAAATCCATTGCCGTTGCCGGAGTATTCATTGTGAGCTTTATTCCTCCCATGTGGTTTTTCATGAACACGTTTACTTACCGCTACCTCATGCTTGCGGACGCGGTGGTGTCGGCCATCGGTTGGTCTGCGATTAACCTTTCGTTCCTCACATTGCCCATGGAAGTTGCACAGAGTTCTTCGAGTGCTTACTTCGCAACCTATGCAGCCCTCGGTGGCGTTGGTGGTTTGATAGGAGCTGTCGCAGGTGGTGCAACCGCTAAGCTCCTGGCAGGGAGTCAATTTGGTTCAGACATCTTTCCCATATATGGAGTCCAGTTGATGTTCTTAGCCTCAGGAATTTTGAGAATTTTCACGTTGAAACTGCTCACCAAGGTACGGGCGAGGAGGTACGTTCCACTCAGAACTTTGATCGCAAGTACACTCTTTCTTTCCAGAGACAACGCTCTGACAAGATCGAACGGATCGAACGCCTATGATATTCTTAAGGTGATCAGGAAAAAACTAGAGGAATGCGAGGAGGATGAAAAACCTTGGCGCGTGAAACGATGGTGGTGA
- a CDS encoding SoxR reducing system RseC family protein: protein MARETMVVKEILPDRIVLERDRTSMCGKCPAHMICTGDAQKVQLVVEKSHLDLEPGDVVLVETPAVSATRIAFVVYTIPTLLFIAMVIATVKLAGELPAFLLGLISVAVYFLALNIYDRRFRKKFKPRILRIIEKAKPEDPSNDASLRK from the coding sequence TTGGCGCGTGAAACGATGGTGGTGAAAGAAATCCTGCCAGATAGGATCGTGCTGGAGAGGGACAGGACTTCTATGTGTGGAAAATGCCCGGCGCACATGATTTGCACGGGCGATGCACAGAAAGTTCAACTCGTGGTTGAGAAAAGCCATCTTGATCTCGAACCAGGGGATGTCGTTCTCGTCGAGACCCCAGCGGTCAGTGCTACCAGGATTGCGTTCGTTGTTTACACGATCCCGACTCTTCTGTTCATTGCCATGGTCATAGCGACCGTCAAACTTGCTGGAGAACTCCCTGCGTTCTTACTCGGTCTGATATCGGTAGCGGTTTATTTCTTGGCGCTCAACATTTACGATAGACGGTTCAGAAAAAAGTTCAAGCCGAGAATCCTCAGGATCATTGAGAAAGCAAAGCCAGAAGATCCATCAAATGACGCTTCTCTTCGGAAATGA
- a CDS encoding methyl-accepting chemotaxis protein — protein MKLVWATVAAVGVVSAVLVFPFSKIVTVCCLVLLALGFFLPRGKKQEIVEHGEKGEKLFEEIFLSANMLKEDAQELSDVSNQAQTMSMDLSEQSKKISQLIQSLTAALEETSSSTSEIARTAKAVGDDARKMRNDFVQLEFGVNEIHDALMKLSRENVQASQRVDQLLSSMKNLRERTESIVQAVQLIRNIADQTNLLALNAAIEAARAGEHGRGFAVVAEEVRKLAEQSKRFADSIVENVHDVEQAVVESVKENEDVARIVKETAQYSQIFAERLENFKNQANSFAKTLEEMVQSIESQVNSTREIELAVNSNTNTASQLMEFGTEMEKNAVSLEKVASQLAEKSQILRLRSLKLRGLAGARTWIMDRIRELSELFARPECQNLDWRSFEPIAKRFLEEKGGIYEAVFIADSDGNFITTIGTTGTIKDRNYFRRLKSDNLDWTISDPIRSRATGNMVLTIAFTIRENGKFKGVAGVNLNVSKLEEQMNFSVT, from the coding sequence ATGAAACTCGTGTGGGCAACAGTTGCTGCAGTTGGTGTGGTTTCAGCGGTGTTGGTCTTTCCATTTTCAAAAATCGTCACAGTTTGCTGTCTTGTACTTCTGGCGCTTGGATTCTTCTTACCGCGCGGAAAGAAACAGGAAATCGTTGAACATGGAGAAAAAGGTGAAAAACTCTTCGAAGAGATATTCCTGTCGGCGAACATGTTGAAAGAAGATGCGCAGGAACTGAGCGACGTTTCTAACCAGGCTCAAACCATGTCGATGGATCTGTCTGAACAATCGAAAAAAATATCCCAGCTGATCCAATCCCTTACGGCAGCACTCGAGGAAACTTCCTCAAGCACGAGTGAGATTGCCAGAACTGCAAAGGCCGTTGGAGACGATGCGAGGAAAATGCGGAACGATTTTGTTCAGCTCGAGTTCGGGGTGAACGAGATACACGATGCGCTGATGAAGCTTTCAAGAGAGAATGTTCAGGCATCTCAGAGAGTCGATCAACTCCTCTCATCGATGAAGAATCTCAGAGAAAGGACCGAATCCATAGTACAGGCCGTTCAGCTCATCAGAAACATTGCAGACCAGACGAACCTCCTCGCCCTCAACGCGGCTATAGAGGCAGCACGCGCAGGTGAACATGGCCGTGGGTTTGCAGTGGTGGCAGAAGAAGTCAGAAAGCTCGCGGAACAGTCCAAGAGGTTTGCCGATTCAATTGTCGAAAACGTTCATGACGTCGAACAAGCCGTTGTGGAGTCCGTGAAAGAAAACGAGGATGTCGCCAGGATCGTGAAAGAAACTGCCCAGTACAGCCAAATCTTCGCCGAAAGGTTGGAAAATTTCAAAAACCAGGCAAACAGTTTCGCAAAAACACTAGAAGAAATGGTGCAGTCCATAGAGAGTCAGGTCAATTCCACCAGAGAGATCGAGCTCGCCGTGAACAGCAACACGAACACCGCGTCACAGTTGATGGAATTTGGTACAGAAATGGAGAAGAATGCCGTCTCTCTTGAGAAAGTTGCCTCACAGCTCGCAGAGAAATCTCAGATCCTGAGATTGAGATCTCTCAAGCTCAGAGGTCTGGCTGGTGCGAGGACATGGATCATGGATAGGATAAGGGAGCTTTCTGAATTGTTTGCGAGACCAGAGTGTCAGAATCTCGACTGGCGTTCTTTCGAACCTATAGCGAAACGCTTCCTCGAGGAGAAAGGTGGTATATACGAAGCAGTGTTCATAGCAGATAGCGATGGCAACTTCATCACAACCATAGGCACAACGGGCACGATAAAGGACAGGAATTACTTTCGGCGCTTGAAAAGCGACAACTTGGACTGGACGATCTCCGATCCAATTCGATCTCGCGCTACTGGGAATATGGTACTCACAATCGCGTTCACGATCCGTGAGAACGGGAAGTTCAAGGGTGTCGCCGGGGTCAACCTGAACGTCTCCAAGCTGGAAGAACAGATGAATTTCTCGGTGACTTAA
- a CDS encoding fumarate hydratase: MKPSLVNHEELVEKISRKLIEANSILRQEILQQLLSYDGPFSDVLRRNAEVAKNKDLPLCQDTGFVEFFIFTPPNVVFEKPIQEICDEAVFRAYSSKPYRFSIVSDPLYERKNTQTNTPSICHVFHWSREKVQIRFLIKGGGSENLTTLFMLSPTSGEEELIDKLTAHVYMHGSKGCPPLRIGVGIGGSADKALVLSKLALTYAFDEEIPYPRYVELEQKTLKKLNELRIGFQGLGIGPTVFSVRILHYPVHIANLPVAVSFDCYLSRIGVVKFEPVRIESW, translated from the coding sequence ATGAAACCATCGCTGGTGAACCACGAGGAACTTGTGGAAAAGATTTCCCGTAAGTTAATTGAGGCGAACAGCATCTTGCGGCAAGAGATCTTGCAACAGCTTCTGTCCTACGATGGCCCTTTCTCCGACGTGCTGCGCCGAAACGCCGAAGTGGCAAAGAACAAAGACCTTCCACTTTGTCAGGACACGGGTTTCGTTGAATTCTTCATCTTCACGCCTCCCAACGTGGTTTTTGAAAAACCGATTCAAGAGATTTGTGATGAGGCCGTTTTCAGGGCTTACTCTTCTAAACCTTATCGTTTTTCCATCGTGAGCGATCCACTCTATGAGCGTAAAAATACCCAGACCAATACCCCCTCGATCTGTCACGTATTTCACTGGAGCCGAGAGAAAGTACAGATAAGATTCCTGATCAAAGGTGGGGGCAGCGAGAATTTGACGACGCTCTTCATGCTTTCTCCCACCAGCGGTGAGGAAGAACTCATCGATAAGTTGACCGCCCATGTGTACATGCATGGCTCGAAGGGTTGTCCTCCTTTGAGGATCGGTGTAGGTATCGGCGGCAGCGCGGATAAGGCTCTGGTACTTTCAAAGCTTGCACTCACGTATGCCTTTGATGAAGAGATTCCCTACCCGCGCTACGTTGAACTCGAGCAAAAGACTCTGAAAAAACTCAACGAGTTGAGAATAGGTTTTCAGGGTCTCGGAATCGGACCAACAGTTTTCTCAGTGCGAATCTTGCACTACCCAGTTCACATAGCGAATCTTCCTGTTGCGGTTTCGTTCGATTGTTATCTTTCGAGGATAGGAGTGGTGAAATTTGAACCTGTTAGAATTGAAAGTTGGTGA
- the hutU gene encoding urocanate hydratase, which yields METISKGTVIRAPRGTTLTCKSWQTEAAMRMLMNNLDPEVAKDPANLIVYGGTGKAARNWECFYKIVETLKKLENDETLLVQSGKPVAVFKTHEWAPRVLIANSLLVPKWATWEYFRELEERGLIMYGQMTAGSWIYIGTQGILQGTYETFYAVAKKYFNGTLKGRFVLTAGLGEMGGAQPLAVTMNDGVVLAVEVDKRMIDRRLNTGYLDTWTDDLDEALRLVKEAIKAGKPLSVALLANAAEVHPKLVKMGIIPDVVTDQTAAHDPLNGYIPKGLSVEEAAELRRKNPQEYLERVYESVVEHVNAILEMKMQGAKVFEYGNNIRRLAYEHGVKDAFEIPGYVPEYIRDLFAQGSGPFRWVALSGDPQDIYATDRKVLELFPEDEHLRKWIEMAEKKVKCQGLPARICWLGQGQRTLMGLAMNEMVKKGELKAPIVIGRDHHDTGSVASPYRETEAMKDGSDAIADWPILNALLNTASGATWVSVHHGGGVGIGYSIHAGMVIVADGTDLARQKLERVLTNDSGIGVIRHLDAGYEIALETAKKKGLRYPMME from the coding sequence ATGGAGACTATTTCGAAAGGGACCGTCATCAGAGCACCGAGGGGCACAACCTTGACGTGTAAAAGCTGGCAAACAGAGGCAGCCATGCGTATGTTGATGAACAACCTTGACCCGGAAGTGGCGAAGGATCCAGCGAATTTGATCGTTTACGGCGGAACAGGAAAGGCTGCGCGCAACTGGGAATGTTTTTACAAAATAGTGGAAACTTTGAAGAAACTCGAGAACGATGAAACGTTGCTGGTTCAGAGTGGAAAGCCGGTAGCCGTTTTCAAAACGCACGAGTGGGCACCGAGGGTTCTGATAGCCAACTCACTCCTCGTGCCGAAATGGGCCACGTGGGAATATTTCAGAGAACTCGAAGAGCGCGGATTGATAATGTACGGACAGATGACGGCTGGTAGCTGGATCTACATCGGAACGCAGGGAATACTGCAGGGTACTTACGAGACTTTCTACGCGGTGGCCAAAAAGTACTTCAATGGAACGCTCAAAGGAAGGTTCGTTTTGACGGCAGGACTCGGTGAGATGGGTGGTGCGCAACCACTGGCTGTGACTATGAACGATGGTGTTGTGCTCGCGGTCGAGGTTGACAAGAGAATGATAGATAGAAGATTGAATACTGGATACCTCGATACCTGGACGGACGATCTCGACGAAGCTTTGAGGCTCGTCAAAGAGGCGATCAAGGCCGGTAAACCGCTCTCCGTCGCATTACTCGCGAACGCGGCGGAGGTTCATCCAAAACTCGTGAAGATGGGGATCATCCCAGACGTCGTGACCGACCAGACGGCGGCACACGATCCGCTGAACGGTTACATCCCCAAGGGTTTGAGTGTCGAAGAAGCTGCGGAGCTGAGGAGGAAGAATCCGCAGGAATATCTCGAGAGAGTCTATGAATCGGTGGTCGAACACGTGAACGCGATCCTGGAGATGAAGATGCAGGGTGCGAAAGTCTTCGAATATGGGAACAACATCAGAAGGCTCGCTTACGAGCATGGGGTCAAAGATGCTTTCGAAATACCGGGCTATGTTCCAGAGTACATAAGGGATCTCTTTGCGCAAGGTAGCGGTCCTTTCAGGTGGGTTGCCCTTTCTGGTGATCCTCAGGATATCTACGCTACCGACAGGAAAGTTCTTGAGCTGTTCCCGGAGGATGAACACCTGCGCAAGTGGATAGAGATGGCCGAGAAGAAAGTCAAATGTCAGGGACTTCCGGCAAGGATATGCTGGCTCGGTCAGGGTCAGAGGACACTCATGGGACTCGCCATGAACGAGATGGTGAAGAAGGGAGAACTCAAGGCTCCCATCGTGATAGGTAGAGACCACCACGATACAGGTTCTGTGGCGTCACCATACCGCGAAACAGAAGCGATGAAAGATGGCAGCGATGCGATCGCCGATTGGCCCATCCTGAACGCCTTGCTTAACACCGCCAGCGGAGCCACGTGGGTGAGTGTTCACCACGGTGGTGGAGTTGGAATAGGCTATTCGATCCATGCGGGCATGGTGATCGTTGCCGATGGCACCGATCTGGCGCGCCAGAAGCTTGAGAGAGTGCTCACGAACGATTCGGGTATCGGGGTTATAAGGCATCTCGATGCAGGTTACGAGATCGCCTTGGAAACGGCAAAGAAAAAAGGCTTAAGGTATCCAATGATGGAATGA
- a CDS encoding 4Fe-4S binding protein — MKKQYDIYINYEWCKRCGICYAFCPTGALSKGELFRPIVADRNKCIGCLMCENLCPDFAIAVKQFETAQGSVENG; from the coding sequence GTGAAAAAGCAGTACGATATATACATCAATTACGAGTGGTGCAAGAGGTGTGGGATCTGTTACGCGTTCTGTCCAACCGGTGCTCTTTCCAAAGGTGAGCTGTTCAGGCCAATCGTTGCGGATCGAAATAAGTGCATAGGATGCTTGATGTGTGAAAACCTCTGCCCCGATTTTGCCATAGCAGTCAAACAATTTGAGACAGCTCAGGGGAGTGTTGAAAATGGCTGA
- a CDS encoding ferritin family protein, with protein sequence MVSLVELLSIALNIEAEGYAFYTNLAAVQTEESSKKLFQNLAQQEREHQKIFKKLIGEVSQQSSSIDNWVSEEVAGYLKSYANMSIFPAMAKMKQVNFKEGLHLAVEVEKDSIIFYSELLPYAGEEKETIKKVISEEKRHLMDLLALLSQ encoded by the coding sequence ATGGTGAGCCTTGTGGAACTCCTCTCCATCGCTTTGAACATCGAAGCGGAAGGCTATGCTTTCTACACAAACCTTGCTGCGGTACAGACGGAAGAATCTTCAAAAAAGCTTTTCCAGAACCTAGCACAGCAGGAAAGGGAACATCAGAAAATATTCAAAAAGCTGATAGGTGAGGTTTCTCAGCAAAGTTCTTCTATCGATAACTGGGTTTCAGAGGAAGTGGCGGGTTATTTGAAAAGCTATGCGAACATGTCCATATTTCCAGCCATGGCAAAGATGAAGCAGGTAAATTTCAAAGAAGGTCTGCATCTTGCCGTGGAAGTCGAGAAGGATAGCATTATATTCTACTCTGAACTTCTGCCTTACGCAGGTGAGGAGAAGGAAACGATAAAAAAGGTCATTTCCGAAGAGAAGCGTCATTTGATGGATCTTCTGGCTTTGCTTTCTCAATGA
- a CDS encoding 2-oxoacid:acceptor oxidoreductase subunit alpha — protein sequence MAERVLMQGNEACALGAIRAGCRFYAGYPITPSSEIAEVMARELPKVGGVFIQMEDEIASAAAIIGASLAGVKSMTATSGPGFSLMQEAIGYAVMTETPCVFVNVMRGGPSTGLPTQPAQGDIMQARWGTHGDHEIIALYPWSVGETYRLIITAFNYAEKYRTPVIFLMDEVLGHMRETFELPDEKEITIVPRLQEEQLEEEEIYTPFVEKDFGEPTPVPLVEMGKARFHVSGLVHDESGFPQSSFEVSDKLVRRLSNKIRLHADEIAMYDEYMTDDAEILVVAYGSVARSAIRAVKIARNSKVKVGLFRPISIWPVPATRLKELLGRVEAVLFAEMNLGQYAKEVLSLTKKSLKVKLVTKVGGVLITPEEILDGINELHLELKEL from the coding sequence ATGGCTGAACGAGTCCTGATGCAGGGAAACGAAGCGTGTGCGCTGGGTGCCATAAGGGCAGGTTGTCGTTTCTATGCTGGCTATCCAATCACTCCTTCATCCGAGATCGCTGAGGTCATGGCGCGGGAGCTTCCAAAGGTTGGAGGTGTTTTCATACAGATGGAAGATGAAATAGCCAGCGCTGCGGCAATTATCGGCGCTTCCCTTGCAGGTGTCAAGTCCATGACGGCCACGAGTGGGCCTGGCTTCAGCCTGATGCAGGAAGCTATAGGCTATGCCGTAATGACCGAGACACCGTGCGTTTTCGTCAACGTGATGCGTGGAGGTCCATCCACAGGTCTTCCCACTCAGCCGGCGCAAGGAGACATCATGCAGGCACGCTGGGGTACGCACGGTGATCATGAGATCATAGCTCTTTATCCGTGGAGCGTCGGAGAAACGTACCGCCTGATCATAACGGCTTTCAACTACGCCGAAAAGTACAGAACGCCGGTCATTTTCCTTATGGATGAGGTACTGGGGCACATGCGCGAAACTTTTGAGCTACCGGATGAGAAGGAAATCACCATCGTGCCGAGACTCCAGGAGGAACAGCTCGAAGAAGAGGAAATATACACTCCGTTCGTTGAAAAAGATTTCGGCGAACCGACTCCGGTACCGCTGGTTGAGATGGGAAAGGCCCGATTCCACGTTTCCGGGTTGGTTCACGATGAATCCGGTTTTCCGCAATCCAGCTTCGAAGTGAGCGACAAGCTTGTGAGGAGGTTGTCGAACAAGATCAGGTTGCACGCCGATGAGATTGCCATGTATGATGAGTACATGACGGACGATGCGGAAATTCTGGTGGTCGCCTATGGGTCTGTGGCGAGGAGTGCGATCAGGGCGGTGAAGATCGCGAGAAACAGCAAAGTGAAGGTAGGCCTGTTCAGGCCCATAAGCATATGGCCCGTGCCTGCCACGAGACTCAAGGAACTGCTTGGCCGTGTCGAGGCGGTGTTGTTCGCCGAGATGAACCTTGGTCAGTATGCCAAGGAAGTGCTCAGTCTGACTAAGAAAAGTCTGAAAGTCAAGCTCGTAACCAAGGTTGGAGGTGTACTGATAACACCTGAAGAAATTCTGGACGGTATCAACGAACTTCATCTAGAATTAAAGGAACTTTGA
- a CDS encoding sodium ion-translocating decarboxylase subunit beta — protein MLQGILQMLQQTAFSHFTVGNLIMFGVAAALLYVAVKKDAEPLLLVPIAFGIVLGNIPPQLTKILDEGGLLWYLSYGVIKGIYPPLIFLGIGALTDFSFMLSYPITIFLGGAAQIGIFTAFMLARTMGFTLKQAATIGVIGGADGPTTIYIASRFSPEILPAVAIAAYSYIALIPILQPPVSKLLTTKKERMIRMGPPRKVSKLERIMFPILVTVVSATLVPQSLPLVGMLMLGNLLREVGNVKRLVEAASRFILDTVTIILMVCVGASARADVFLKPESLKIFGFGAFAFVCSLSGGILFAKFMNLFLKEKINPLIGAAGVSAVPDSARVAQKLASEADPTNFILMHAMSPNVAGVIGSAVAAGVFLTLLK, from the coding sequence ATGTTACAAGGTATTCTGCAAATGTTGCAACAAACGGCCTTTTCACATTTCACGGTTGGAAACCTTATAATGTTCGGCGTGGCTGCCGCTCTGCTCTACGTTGCCGTGAAAAAGGACGCTGAGCCTTTGCTGCTGGTACCAATAGCTTTCGGCATAGTACTTGGAAACATTCCACCCCAGCTCACCAAGATTCTGGATGAGGGTGGTCTTCTGTGGTATCTGAGTTACGGTGTGATCAAAGGTATTTATCCTCCGTTAATATTCTTAGGGATAGGTGCCCTCACGGATTTCTCTTTCATGCTTTCTTACCCCATAACGATCTTCCTTGGGGGAGCAGCACAGATAGGAATATTCACCGCCTTCATGCTCGCACGGACGATGGGGTTCACGTTGAAACAGGCCGCGACTATAGGTGTGATCGGAGGCGCGGACGGCCCCACCACGATTTACATCGCGAGCCGTTTTTCTCCGGAAATACTCCCGGCAGTAGCCATAGCTGCTTACTCTTACATAGCGTTGATCCCCATCTTGCAACCCCCGGTTTCCAAATTGTTGACCACGAAGAAGGAACGAATGATTAGAATGGGACCACCGAGAAAAGTTTCAAAGCTCGAAAGGATCATGTTTCCCATTCTGGTCACGGTCGTTTCGGCCACCTTGGTACCTCAGTCGTTACCGCTTGTGGGCATGTTGATGCTCGGTAATCTTCTGAGAGAAGTTGGGAACGTCAAAAGACTTGTGGAAGCCGCCAGCAGGTTCATTCTCGACACCGTAACGATCATACTCATGGTGTGCGTTGGGGCTTCAGCACGTGCGGATGTGTTCCTCAAACCGGAGAGTCTGAAGATATTCGGCTTCGGAGCCTTTGCCTTTGTCTGTTCTCTCTCAGGTGGGATTCTGTTCGCCAAGTTCATGAATCTCTTCTTGAAGGAGAAGATCAACCCGTTGATCGGCGCAGCGGGCGTGTCGGCGGTCCCAGACTCTGCAAGGGTGGCACAGAAGCTTGCGAGCGAGGCCGATCCGACGAACTTCATACTTATGCACGCGATGAGTCCGAATGTGGCAGGAGTGATCGGTTCAGCGGTTGCCGCAGGTGTCTTTTTGACGTTGCTCAAGTGA
- a CDS encoding FumA C-terminus/TtdB family hydratase beta subunit has product MNLLELKVGERIEYTGSMIVMRDAAQRRIEKLLKEGSSLPVDLRGTIVFYAGPTRVVDGRFAIGPTTSERMDKYLKMLFELGVMATVGKGKRSELAKKLCREYRRIYFIAPSGAAAALSEHVESIKLLAFEDLGTEAMYEIRVENFPLIVAIDSAGNDIFSQTLPNGGRDA; this is encoded by the coding sequence TTGAACCTGTTAGAATTGAAAGTTGGTGAACGTATCGAATACACAGGTTCCATGATCGTAATGAGGGATGCCGCTCAAAGAAGGATCGAAAAGTTACTCAAAGAAGGTTCAAGTTTACCTGTAGATTTGCGGGGGACGATCGTTTTCTATGCAGGACCAACGAGAGTCGTCGATGGGAGGTTCGCCATAGGCCCTACCACGAGTGAGCGAATGGATAAGTATTTGAAGATGCTCTTTGAACTCGGGGTGATGGCCACGGTGGGAAAAGGAAAAAGGAGTGAACTGGCGAAGAAACTCTGCAGGGAGTATCGAAGAATTTACTTCATCGCACCAAGTGGTGCGGCAGCTGCACTCTCAGAACACGTTGAAAGTATAAAACTGCTGGCTTTCGAAGATCTTGGCACCGAGGCGATGTACGAGATCCGTGTGGAGAACTTTCCACTGATCGTCGCCATTGATAGCGCTGGAAACGATATCTTTTCACAAACTCTTCCAAATGGAGGTAGGGACGCATGA